One Watersipora subatra chromosome 4, tzWatSuba1.1, whole genome shotgun sequence genomic window carries:
- the LOC137393629 gene encoding mediator of RNA polymerase II transcription subunit 8-A-like, which yields MSMQNKAEEIKLEQSLDSMIQQVNEIKASINQFLYKLDHEHETLSWPSVLDSFALLSSQINSFHKMLASDRLAPLKNYVFVPIQLNPDRDVALEKLTENRMSAFNHEVVPDYLRTKQEIDVEQKIKSVSDKTSILTTDATTKQINALNKSTSSLCTHIQSKRDDHRSEEGQRRIPESYSKQDTKALVAATAHGKGLVDPRPSMPVVAQHQTMRNELPPHHNLMQRAPVPTINMGGPSRSSQMRPNVRMQPYPYR from the exons ATGAGCATGCAAAAT AAAGCTGAAGAGATTAAGTTGGAGCAATCTCTTGACAGTATGATTCAGCAAGTGAATGAAATCAAAGCGTCCATCAATCAGTTCCTCTACAAACTCGACCATGAGCATGAAACATTGAGCTGGCCCAGTGTACTTGACAGTTTTGCACTCCTCTCTAGTCAAATCAACTCGTTCCACAAAATGCTAGCCTCAGACCGCCTCGCTCCGCTCAAGAACTATGTATTTGTTCCTATACAGCTAAATCCTGACAGAGATGTTGCCTTAGAg AAACTGACGGAAAACCGAATGAGTGCTTTTAACCACGAAGTTGTACCGGATTATCTCAGAACCAAACAGGAAATTGATGtggaacaaaaaataaaatctgtGTCAGACAAAACATCTATTCTGACAACAGACGCTACAACAAAGCAGATAAACGCTCTAAACAAGAGTACGTCCTCCCTCTGCacacacatacagagtaaaagGGATGACCATCGCAGTGAAGAAG GCCAGAGAAGGATTCCAGAGTCATACTCCAAGCAGGATACAAAAGCCTTAGTGGCAGCAACAGCTCATGGCAAGGGTCTGGTTGACCCGAGGCCCTCCATGCCGGTAGTAGCGCAACACCAGACTATGCGTAATGAATTACCGCCGCACCACAATCTCATGCAGCGAG CGCCAGTTCCTACCATAAATATGGGAGGACCATCCCGAAGCTCTCAGATGAGACCAAATGTTCGAATGCAGCCATATCCGTATCGGTGA